The Gracilinanus agilis isolate LMUSP501 unplaced genomic scaffold, AgileGrace unplaced_scaffold46596, whole genome shotgun sequence region attactactactactatgtgatgatgatgatgatgatgataatggctAGGTGGATATAGATACTGCCTTGAAGTCAAAAACATCTCTGTTTAAGTGCAAGTGCTGCTAGAGGAATTCAACAGCTTAGGTCTGATACAAATCTAGGTGTTAGAATTTCAACTTGCCCCTCATTACAATACTACAACCCCCAGAACAGCCTTTGGGCCCATCAGCTTTGTCGACATagaatctagagtccccaaactttTCTAAGCTAGggttattgaaatattttgtcaAATCCTATCTTTGACTATTACTAACTAGGGGACTGTAGGGAAGTTCTTTAACCcatctgagctttagtttcttcatctgtgtcgacatggaatctagagaccccaaacttgtggcttagtgagatctgatgaaccccaagttttagaaatagcttgtaggttggagaccccaagcTTGTGCTGGTTCCctgggtaaatgctaaataccctttgtcctaggtagtcttcccctttgtatcagagaccctgtcccaggaagacacacctgggcaggggaccatcctttagtatccattgtgtaagcagccccttcccttacaccctagcctctagctatgattcctttcccaagctcgattgtatcctgtcagtataatgtcaatcatctctcccaacccctggatcttcccaaatggtatataagttccccaatttcctttgttcttgggAGTCGTCATCTAGCggggtgtcactcccagggggatcagggagcagagcgaagcagtgttcaattcttagactctgcacaaggcacagctctgcataagaggccaagtaaccctcatccccctttcccttgattcaagagtggttttatgactatttaatagttctgcgttttttctaagttaacaaaggATCACATCCAGTTCATTCTCCTAGCATGAGAAGGCATCAGAATAGGTCTTTAATGGAGATTTGTTATTTCTCAGATTAACTGAAAAAGTTATTCCCCCTAATAGCCAGGGAAAAAAGATAGATTTAGAATCCTGGTCAAAATTCtgctcattttttcctctatcagacctttcccttccatcctcTCACTCTACTTCCCTCCAAGTTCCTTTTGTGGTCATCAATCTTCCATTGGAGTCACAGACTAATAGAATTAATAGATTGTAAGGTCTTTGAGAAATGAACCTGTGCCTTTCCTTTAATATGTACATAAGATCAGGGCCAGATATGAAAGTCACTTTATGCCCAGAGAGTTGTAAAACTGTGTACACCTTTAGATCTGGCAACACTACTGTTCCGTcagtttcccaaggagatcagggaaaaagaacgATGTGtctcaaatatttatagtagctctctttgtgttgtctagaaactggaaattgaggggatgaccattaactagggaatggctaaacaagttgtggcatatgattatggtggaatactactacaccataagaaatgatgagcaggttaattaaataaaaaaaacaacttggggggcagctgggtagctcagtgtattgagagccaggcttagagacgggaggtcctaggttcacatctggcctcggacacttcccaactgtgtgaccctgggcaagtcacttaacccccattgcctattaaaaaacaaaacaaaacaaaacaaaacttggaaagacctgcAATACATGAATTTATGAAAAGTGAACAACTAGAACCAAAAAAACATTACaaacagctacagaattaatctttgaaaaataacttgtgaatgtccacctctggagaaagaactgataaacagaaacatgaaagacaatttacatatacatatattttttgtgGTTGTTGGGTGATGCCTTCTATAGCATCTGATGGGCAGGGAGGAGATAAGCTATCTAGGAATTTTAATGAACCCacaaacaagtaaattaattttttaaaaaagacatcaatGCAGACCTCAACGTGTTTATAGTTTAGTAGATAAATCTGAGATTAAGGGAAGATAAATAACTTCTCACAGCTATTAACTGTCAAGAGGCAGAATGATAATCCATGTCTTTCTGGTTCAAAGACGGATCTCTCTAGTCTCCCTGCCACACTGCTAGAATGCTTTCCATGtattgttttgtaattttttgagCTAGACCTATAATTCCATCCATATAGAGACATCCCAAAATGAGccaatatgtcagaggcaggatttgaacccacttcttcctgactccctgcTTTCTCAACCATGATGCTTCTTGTTTAAAAGTACTTTTCCTTAATATGGATTCCTTAAATGGTAGAGACTCTAGCTCCAGAATGAATAGTCAAAAGGAGGTTTTTCAGTATTGCTGAAATGAAAGTTTCTGAAGCCATGAGAGTCTGAACTACCAGCTTCCCAATGCCTGCTATCCCTGAGTGTGATCATATAAAGTTGATTGAATGAATAGACCTTTTCAAGAAGGACTGGGTATAGAGGGCAGGTAGGGAGCACAGAGAactaggactggagtcaggaggacttgggtttaaatttggcctcagacacttcctagatgtgtaaccctgggcaaatcatttaagctcaattgtctagcccttgctgctcttctgttttagaactgatattaagatagaaggtaagagtttaaaaaaaaaaaaaaaaaaggagggaaatatgtTGCAGAGGAAAGAGGctttgacttggagtcagagctTGATTCTTGTCTCTGACCCCAGGAAACCACATGAAAGTAAATGAAATAGACCCTGCCCTAGTTTATACCTTAAGACAACATCTTAAATGTTGTCAAAGAAGGTAACCAACAGTGAGAGTTCATTACAATAACTAATGTctatacagcactttaaggtttgcaaagccctttatatataatttgagcctcacaaccaccctgtaaTCTTACAGTTAGAAGAAACTTTGGCCCTGAATGGTTAAATGTCAGAATTAGGGGCATACAGGTCAGTGGGAGAACTAAAATTCAAATCCTAATGCCTCTGGTTCCAAGACGATTCAGAATAATAGTTTACAATTTACATACTATTTCCCTCACAACAGCCTTGCCTATGAGTGTAAATATTGTAGGTacagtataaatattattacccccattttgtgGATGGGAACACTGAGGCTCTGAAATGAAATGATTCCCCAAGATTGTATAGCCAGGTAGTGATAGTGATAGTGATAGAATTGAGGCTCCCAGTTTCCTGCCTTTTGGTCCCAATGCAACATTCTTCTCTGTGCTCTGGTAAGATGtcttagattataaacttctccCAGGACAAGGGCAATGTCTATTTAGTCTGCTTTGTTCTGTTCCCAGAACAGATTGCTTTGATAGATCCATGATCTCATCCTTGTCCCTCCACGGGGGCAGATTGCAACTCCTCCCAGCCTTTCTACTCTGATGCAATTCTTACCCCTATCTTTCTGTAAAGAGCCTAGAAGGATCCACCCAGTACACTGGAGTCCTTCTGTTGGATCTTTCAGGACCCAGTCAATTAATCAATCTACaaaagcatttatgtagtgtCTAGTAtatatgtgccaggaattgtgctggGCACTGGGAATAGGAGAAAGAGTTAGACAATCCCTCCTTTTCTGGAGACCCACAGGCCTTaccaggaaagaagaagaaaagagaaaggagctCAGTGGTGTCAAGAGCAGGATAAAACTAGATTAAAGGGAAAGGACTTTCGATTTTAAATCCTGTGATCCTATGAATTGGCAGGGTAGGACAAATAGAggctttctcttctctgtgttCAGCATTTCTGTATGAAGgcagtctctttctttctttccttccttcttcccttcttttctttcctcctcccttttctgcttctctctgtctctgtctctctctccgtgtctctctcttcctctctccctttccctctcttccctctctccgctttgtctctttccttctttcctgcttctctctctctcctcctccctctcctccctctttccctttgtctctctttccttcttttctttcctcctttctttcctgctcctctctctctgtctctcttcctctctccctttccctctcctccctttgtctctctttccttttctttcttcctctctttcctgcttttctctctgtgtatctctctctctttgtctctctccttccttcctttcttctttttttcctagagGTGTCTCCAAGTTTCTTTGTTTATGCGTGTCTCTTTGTCTCCTTCTTGGGTGTTTCTCTGCCTGGCTAACGTATTTCTGCCAATCGATCTTTTTACAGTGTGGCTTTCCTGGAATCTTTCCAGTAGGGAAATCGctagggggtgggaaggagatagaCCGGTGGGTTGGGCCAGCGTCCGGCCAGGTAGAATATGCAAAGGAGGAGGTGGACCTATGCTAATGAGCCAAAGGTAGGGAGGCCCGATCAGCTCGGATTTTCCAGAGAGATCTCAGAGCTGTGAGGCTATCGCGGAGCGGAGCCTGTCAGAGAGGAGCCGGGTCAAGGCTAGCGGACTGAGGCCCCCGATCCAGAGCCGGCGCCCCTGCCATACCGGGGAGCCGGCCATGCCCCCGCGGGAGCTGGCAGAGCCGGAGCCGCCTCCGGCCCGGGCCCCGACCCCTCCCCCGCGGCGGGGCAGTACGGCCCCGGAGCTGGGCATCAAGTGTGTGCTGGTGGGAGATGGAGCGGTGGGTAAGAGCAGCCTCATCGTCAGCTACACCTGCAATGGGTACCCGGCCTGCTACCGACCCACTGCGCTGGACACCTTCTCCGGTACTGTTAGGtctggggctgggggtggggctgGGGCTGGACCGGATGAAGCGAGGGGCCCAGGACCACCGTATTGCTAGATAGGCTCCTCTCTCACTGGATGACGGTGGctgggaggaaagggaggcacCCACGGTGCCAAGGGAATAGATCCGCGGTGCGGCACAAAGTCCAGGAATCTCATCTGGGCTCTCATTCTTGTATTTCGCCGGGCTTCATTTTCTCCAGGATCTGGGCCCAAGGGCCCTTCCAGTTCAAGCGTGCTTTGATTCTAGAGACCCTGCCGTGgcgggggatgggggtggggtgtctAGGAGAGCCAgaaatggagaagggaggaatgaTTTGGAGGAAACGACTTCCTTGATGACTGAGACTTTCTCCCAATGCAGTACAAGTCCTGGTGGACGGAGCCCCAGTCCGGATTGAGCTCTGGGACACAGCTGGACAGGTAAGAATGGGAACCCTCTGCTTGGCTTTAGGACCCTAAACGGAGTGGAGGCATccatcaattaaaaaacaaaaacaaagccttAGCCTCCCTCTTAGAAAAGCCCTAGGCACCCATcaagcttttaaaaaagattttactgatgctttttaaaaatcttcctctCATTTCCATTGACTCCTCTCCCCGTCTCCCAGTTAGActgcaagtatttattaaatgcttactatgtatcGGGCGCCTTGCTAAGGCCTGGGAATACACATAGAAGCAAAAAGAGTACCTGACCGCTTGGCCCTTCTATTCTATTGGGGGGAAACAACTCATAAAAGGAATCTGGAAAGCTGGAAAGCAGagctggggagagaagagaggggatgTTGGTTATCATAGAACAAAGAAGCATCACAACTAGGCACTCTTTTGGCtgtgtctgaaaatgtatgccaCATTACGAACCTATAGTCCACCACCTCTCTGACAAGGCAAGGAAGATACCCATAGCAATACTTCAGTAACCTTTTATTCTCTAAATTCTTTGGTGGGAGATGGGCTGGAAAGGGAAGATTATTAAAGGCACAAAGAAGCCAGTGTTAGCTCCCTCCAGTCTTAGTTGAGAGAGTTAACATTTCCTAGCCAAACCTTTGCCCTATCCCCACAATCCTTTTCCTGACTCTAACCAATTTATTTCCTACCCTAGGAGGACTTTGACCGTCTTCGATCCCTCTGTTACCCAGATACCGATGTCTTCCTGGCCTGCTTCAGTGTTGTGCAGCCTGGCTCCTTCCAAAACATCACAGAGAAGTGGCTTCCTGAGATTCGAACCCACAACCCCCAGGCCCCTGTTTTGCTAGTGGGCACTCAGGCTGATTTGCGGGATGATGTTAATGTACTGATTCAGTTGGACCAGGGGGGTCGGGAGACACCTGTGCCCCATCCCCAGGCCCAGGGTTTGGCGGAAAAGATCCGAGCCCGGGGGTACTTGGAATGCTCTGCTCTGACTCAAAAGAACCTGAAGGAGGTGTTTGATGCGGCTATTCTCAGTGCCATTGAGCACAAGGCTAGACTGGAGAAGAAGCTCAATGCCAAGGGTGTCCGGACACTCTCCCGCTGCAGATGGAAGAAATTCTTCTGCTTTGTTTGAGACCCTGTttgagtggggaggggagcaggaggCTAGAGACACTTGGACCCATGGGGCCATGGGAGACCTTGGAGCTGCTGGCAGGACCAGAGCCTGGGTCACCTTCACCACGTGAGGTGGACCTTTCCTGGTAACTGTAGGAACAGAGAGCTGTTAACTGTTCGCTTTATTTTACCTATTCGGGACCAAGACCTGTAGGAAGGAAGGTACCTGGATTTCGGTTCTGAGGGTCAGTTCATAGTTTAGAAAGCAGCATATTCCTTAGGGTGACAACATAGTCAATAGCCCTGATTTATCAGGGTTTTCCAGCTTGGGCCTCCAAGTCAATACAACTGAAGAAGGAAGAATCTTCACGTGGGTTCCCTCCAGGAAAATGTCAGAGTCCCTTGTGGCCCATAGGTTCTGGTACAATGGAGGGAGAAACTGGCCAGAACATCACGGGACTCTGAACTCTGAAGGCAGCTAGCTGCAATTAAGAAGCTTTGATGATCGGAGAGGATTCTGAAGAACCTTGAGGAAGGTTCTGTAATGGAAGAGAGATCTttagaaaagagatgagaaggaaagtaCTAGAATGATGACCAGAGTGAAGGAGAAGGATCTGAGAACAGGCTGGGAGGAGAGCTTGGGGGACGTTCTACAATGGAATAGATCTTTGGGATCTAGACTGTTTGGGGTGAGAGATAAGGAAGCTAGGAGCAGagaaaagagggggagagggaagaggttgTTGCTGAGGGGAGACAGGAGGGGCTTGTCTCCAGCTCCTCCCTAGGTCTGCCCTCAGCCCCTTCTCTGCCTAGGGCCGGAGAGGGAGGGGCCCCCTGGGGCCCTGATGAGAAGAGCTCTCAGTCCTTGTTCAGTACTGCCCAAACTGGCTGGACAGGAGTGGGGGAAGTGAGGACTGAGTCTTGGAGAAGGGGGTTCCTGGAGGGGAGGGGCCATGGCAGCAATGGGGAGAAGCAGAGGAGGGGGCTTTGAAGACCACATGCCAATTTTCTCTATTGAGGGTCCAGTCCCTAAGAGGCAATGCAGAAGAGACTCTGGAGCAATGGTTACCAATAAAAGTCTCAAATGTCTGAAGCTGGTATTTTGGTCTGTCATTTCCAATGCTGGTTGGGCCTAGGCTACCTGGGAGACTCCCTCGCTCTCTTCCATGCTCTTACTCAGGATCTTATTGCTTGGGTGTGAATGTGATGGGGACCCAAGGGACTAATCAGAGTCAGAGCCTATAGCCTAGAAGTGGAATGGTAAAGTAGGACCTGGGATTTGCttcaagaaagtgatggagagtgagggacagctgagtggctccgtggattgagagccaggcccagagaggtcctgggttcaaatctggcctcagataatttctagctgtgtgaccctgggcaagtcacttgatctccgtTACCCAGCCTTTACCACagttctgctttagaaccaaaacacagtattgattctaagatggaaggtaaaggttttaaaaaaaaaatgtaatgggagGCATGGAGTTGGACTTAATTGAAtccaatcatttcatttttatagatgaggaaactgagacagagattaaatgcctGGGTCACATGCTTATTAAATGTCTGAAGTGAGATGcaaacccaggtttttctaactccaagcccTGAGTTCTATCCTCTAAGCTAGGAAGGCATAAAAGACTTAGTCAAGGTTCAGTTCCCCCAAGTCACAGCCAACACTTCcatcttctcc contains the following coding sequences:
- the RHOV gene encoding rho-related GTP-binding protein RhoV; amino-acid sequence: MPPRELAEPEPPPARAPTPPPRRGSTAPELGIKCVLVGDGAVGKSSLIVSYTCNGYPACYRPTALDTFSVQVLVDGAPVRIELWDTAGQEDFDRLRSLCYPDTDVFLACFSVVQPGSFQNITEKWLPEIRTHNPQAPVLLVGTQADLRDDVNVLIQLDQGGRETPVPHPQAQGLAEKIRARGYLECSALTQKNLKEVFDAAILSAIEHKARLEKKLNAKGVRTLSRCRWKKFFCFV